From the genome of Deltaproteobacteria bacterium, one region includes:
- a CDS encoding AAA family ATPase: MDLEQHLDRLGALLDRERAAEKERFAQLPFVERVRRGLALTDVEAVEEAGLAGRSLVTYARPGGGELGAQQIGVGSIVRVLPRREPGDDAPSGIVARRQRARFAVAFDEPPPDWATEGRVNVELLPSSATYDRLCGGIRRMREVRRWHSALRGEPPRFQQLPRSEPGIASHLNPEQQAALDLAERAEDFMLVHGPPGTGKTTVLVELIRRAAARGQKVLAAAPSNLAVDNLVERLVEIGVDVVRVGHPARVLPAVVEHTLDERTRVHPQARIAAELVEQAIRLRADSRKRKQRRGPGRFSEARAQEREARELLAEARELEDRAELAVLEKAQVVLATLTGVESRALEGRRFALSVIDEATQAVEPAAYLALLRADRAVLAGDHLQLPPTVLAADAQELSLSLFERLAKARPEATVTLAEQHRMNERIMRYPSDALYQGKLRAHPAVAEHAIDDAPLEFIDTAGRGFDDETPEESDSRLNEGEAQLVAAEVRKLLERLAPKDVAVISPYDAQVQRLRQLLHDAGELEIDTVDGFQGREKEAVVVSLVRSNPEGELGFVADIRRINVALTRARKKLIVIGDSATIARHPFHEGFVMYAERCGAWRSAWDR, translated from the coding sequence GTGGACCTCGAACAGCACCTCGATCGGCTCGGTGCGCTGCTCGACAGGGAGCGCGCCGCCGAGAAGGAGCGCTTCGCGCAATTGCCGTTCGTCGAGCGGGTCCGGCGCGGGTTGGCGCTCACCGACGTAGAGGCTGTGGAAGAAGCTGGTCTCGCTGGCCGCTCCCTCGTCACGTACGCAAGACCGGGCGGCGGAGAGCTGGGAGCGCAACAGATCGGCGTCGGATCGATCGTCCGGGTGCTTCCCCGCCGGGAGCCTGGCGACGACGCGCCGAGCGGGATCGTGGCGCGCCGCCAGCGCGCGCGCTTTGCCGTCGCGTTCGACGAGCCGCCGCCGGACTGGGCGACCGAAGGCCGCGTGAACGTCGAGCTGCTACCGTCCTCGGCGACGTACGACCGGCTTTGCGGCGGCATCCGGCGGATGCGCGAGGTCCGCCGCTGGCATTCGGCGCTCCGTGGGGAGCCGCCGCGGTTCCAGCAATTGCCCCGGAGCGAGCCGGGAATCGCATCGCACCTCAATCCAGAGCAGCAGGCCGCGCTCGATCTGGCGGAGCGCGCCGAAGATTTCATGCTCGTGCACGGTCCTCCGGGCACGGGAAAGACGACCGTCCTCGTCGAGCTGATCCGGCGCGCGGCGGCTCGCGGGCAGAAGGTCCTCGCCGCCGCTCCCTCGAATCTGGCAGTGGACAACCTGGTGGAGCGCCTCGTCGAGATCGGGGTCGACGTGGTCCGCGTGGGCCATCCTGCCCGCGTCCTTCCCGCCGTCGTCGAGCACACCCTCGACGAGAGGACGAGGGTCCATCCGCAGGCCCGGATCGCCGCCGAGCTGGTCGAGCAGGCCATCCGCCTGCGCGCCGATTCCCGCAAACGGAAACAGCGGCGCGGCCCGGGCCGCTTCTCGGAAGCGAGGGCGCAGGAGCGCGAGGCGCGAGAGCTGCTCGCGGAGGCCCGCGAGCTCGAGGATCGGGCGGAGCTCGCCGTCCTGGAGAAGGCGCAGGTCGTGTTGGCCACGCTGACTGGAGTGGAATCGCGCGCGCTGGAGGGTCGCCGCTTCGCGCTGTCGGTGATCGACGAGGCGACGCAGGCCGTCGAGCCCGCCGCGTACCTTGCGCTGCTGAGGGCGGATCGCGCAGTGCTCGCGGGCGACCACCTGCAGCTTCCGCCCACGGTGCTGGCCGCCGACGCGCAGGAGCTCTCGCTCTCGCTGTTCGAGCGGCTGGCGAAGGCGCGACCTGAAGCGACGGTGACGCTGGCCGAGCAGCACCGGATGAACGAGCGGATCATGCGCTACCCCTCTGATGCGCTCTATCAAGGCAAGCTCCGTGCCCATCCGGCGGTCGCGGAGCACGCCATCGACGATGCGCCGCTCGAGTTCATCGACACCGCCGGCCGCGGATTCGACGACGAGACGCCGGAGGAGAGCGATTCCAGGCTGAACGAGGGCGAAGCCCAGCTCGTCGCCGCCGAGGTGCGCAAGCTGCTCGAGCGGCTCGCGCCAAAGGACGTCGCCGTGATCTCCCCCTACGACGCGCAGGTCCAGCGCCTGCGCCAGCTCCTTCATGACGCAGGCGAGCTGGAGATCGACACCGTCGATGGCTTCCAGGGGCGGGAGAAGGAAGCGGTGGTCGTCTCCCTGGTCCGCTCGAACCCTGAAGGAGAGCTCGGATTCGTCGCCGACATCCGGCGCATCAACGTGGCGCTCACCCGCGCGCGCAAGAAGCTGATCGTGATCGGCGACAGCGCGACCATCGCGCGGCACCCCTTCCACGAGGGCTTCGTCATGTACGCCGAGCGCTGCGGAGCCTGGCGCTCAGCGTGGGACCGTTGA
- a CDS encoding 2Fe-2S iron-sulfur cluster binding domain-containing protein: MSDETKLTRRGFVKGAGLAASAAALLEGAGGKQPRGKARKLGPGEVEISLRVNGVDRRISVEPRQTLASVLRDRLHLTGTKIGCDRGACGACTVMLGDAAVPSCLTFALDAVGKPVTTIEGLARGEQLAPIQAAFVAHDALQCGFCTPGMVMSCHALLQRNPHPTEDDVRQAVAGNTCRCGTYPKVFEAALAAAGTAPAKAGPPQGDLPATARAASGATAFGNTSLVEGGTAETDAAKAQDKGSGEASRTFQVGLPGALQAKERKVPGSEPPAWDGSAQLQIVGQKVPRIDGPEKVTGRARYCFDVQLPGMLHAAVVRSPYAHARIRNVDVSAAERMPGVHATYVVEQLLGPAELKLKPATPDKYPHIRYEGAPVAAVAAATAAQAEDAARAVRVEYEVLPHVADIDDARKPGAPLVFESPVEQKGSAGGGGAAKDVPQQGNVRGPVVGGNDGDVEKALAGSEVRLEQEYRTEVQTHSAIETHGVVADWREDGATLYASTQGIHSVQDEIATLFKLPKSKVRVICEFTGGGFGAKFGAGNHGVIALHLSRKAKRPVRLFLDRRAEHLAVGNRPSSIQRLRLGAAKDGTFQAIELKAFGSAGCAAGAGCAGPVKNLYPAKAVRSEENDVFLHTGPAAAFRAPGHPQGAFALEQAIDELAEKLGMDPIALRDRNDAHPARREERRIGREKFGWDELRKRRDTGKVRRGVGFAQGLWYNFDGPPSNAEVLIHDDGSIECRSGVADIGGGIRTACAQVVAEVLGVRPQDVIVHIGDTALPEGPPSGGSMTTQLLTPAVRLAAERAKAELMAAGARGDVRSAAKRLGKTVRGFASRVRDYAGWQDGDRHTATIGGAQFVEVEADMETGIVRVLRALAVHDCGRPVNRLAIESQINGGIIQGVSYALHERRVVDLRTGRMVNADLEHYRIAGAKDAPRIEAIVLDHFRGRSNTDASGIGEPATVPTCAAIANAVAHATGTRVRSLPITPARVLAAAKGVRS; the protein is encoded by the coding sequence ATGTCCGACGAGACGAAGCTGACCCGGCGCGGATTTGTCAAGGGAGCGGGGCTCGCGGCTTCGGCCGCGGCGCTGCTGGAAGGAGCAGGAGGGAAGCAGCCGCGGGGAAAGGCGAGGAAGCTCGGCCCGGGGGAGGTAGAGATCTCGCTGCGCGTGAACGGCGTCGACCGTCGCATTTCGGTGGAGCCGCGGCAGACGCTCGCCTCCGTGCTGCGCGATCGGCTGCACCTGACCGGAACCAAGATCGGCTGCGATCGCGGCGCGTGCGGCGCGTGCACGGTCATGCTCGGCGACGCGGCCGTTCCTTCCTGCCTGACGTTCGCGCTCGACGCGGTGGGAAAGCCGGTCACGACGATCGAAGGACTCGCGCGCGGCGAGCAGCTTGCGCCCATCCAGGCGGCGTTCGTCGCGCACGACGCCCTGCAGTGCGGCTTCTGCACGCCGGGGATGGTGATGTCCTGCCATGCCTTGCTGCAGCGGAACCCGCACCCCACCGAGGACGACGTGCGGCAGGCCGTTGCAGGGAACACCTGCCGTTGCGGGACATATCCCAAGGTGTTCGAGGCCGCGCTGGCGGCAGCCGGCACCGCGCCCGCGAAAGCCGGCCCACCGCAGGGCGATCTGCCCGCGACCGCGCGCGCCGCTTCCGGCGCCACGGCGTTCGGGAACACCTCGCTGGTCGAGGGTGGCACGGCAGAGACGGACGCAGCGAAGGCGCAGGACAAGGGTAGCGGGGAGGCCTCGCGGACGTTCCAGGTGGGGCTGCCTGGCGCGCTGCAGGCGAAAGAGCGCAAGGTCCCCGGTTCCGAGCCGCCTGCGTGGGACGGGAGCGCGCAGCTCCAGATCGTCGGCCAGAAGGTGCCGCGCATCGACGGGCCGGAGAAGGTGACCGGCCGCGCGCGATACTGCTTCGACGTGCAGCTGCCTGGAATGCTGCACGCCGCGGTGGTGCGCAGTCCCTACGCGCACGCGCGCATCCGCAACGTCGACGTCAGCGCTGCCGAGCGGATGCCCGGCGTCCACGCCACGTACGTCGTCGAGCAGCTCCTTGGCCCGGCGGAGCTGAAGCTGAAGCCGGCGACACCCGACAAGTACCCGCACATCCGGTACGAGGGTGCGCCCGTTGCCGCCGTGGCTGCAGCCACCGCGGCGCAGGCGGAGGATGCGGCACGCGCCGTGCGCGTCGAGTACGAGGTGCTTCCGCACGTGGCCGATATCGACGACGCCCGCAAGCCCGGCGCACCGCTCGTTTTCGAGAGCCCGGTCGAACAGAAGGGCTCGGCCGGCGGTGGTGGCGCCGCGAAGGACGTTCCGCAGCAGGGAAACGTGCGTGGCCCGGTGGTCGGCGGCAATGACGGCGACGTGGAGAAGGCGCTCGCCGGCAGCGAGGTCCGACTCGAGCAGGAATACCGGACCGAAGTGCAGACGCATTCCGCCATTGAGACGCACGGCGTCGTCGCCGACTGGCGCGAGGACGGTGCGACGCTCTACGCCAGCACGCAGGGGATCCACAGCGTGCAGGACGAGATCGCCACGCTGTTCAAGCTGCCGAAGAGCAAGGTGCGCGTGATCTGCGAGTTCACCGGCGGCGGCTTCGGCGCCAAGTTCGGCGCGGGCAACCACGGCGTCATCGCGCTCCATCTCTCCCGCAAGGCGAAGCGACCCGTGCGCCTCTTCCTCGATCGCCGCGCCGAGCACCTCGCGGTGGGCAACCGGCCCAGCTCGATCCAGCGGCTGCGCCTCGGCGCGGCGAAAGACGGGACGTTCCAGGCGATCGAGCTGAAGGCGTTCGGCAGCGCCGGCTGCGCCGCTGGCGCGGGATGCGCGGGGCCGGTGAAGAACCTGTATCCCGCCAAAGCGGTGCGCAGCGAGGAGAACGACGTCTTCCTCCACACCGGACCGGCAGCGGCCTTCCGCGCTCCGGGGCATCCGCAGGGCGCGTTCGCGCTCGAGCAGGCCATCGACGAGCTGGCGGAGAAGCTCGGGATGGATCCCATCGCCCTGCGCGATCGCAACGACGCGCATCCCGCGCGGCGGGAGGAGCGCCGGATCGGGCGGGAGAAATTCGGCTGGGACGAGCTGCGCAAGCGGCGCGACACGGGCAAGGTGCGGCGCGGCGTCGGATTCGCCCAGGGCCTCTGGTACAACTTCGACGGCCCGCCTTCCAACGCGGAAGTGCTGATCCACGACGACGGCAGCATCGAATGCCGCAGCGGCGTCGCCGACATCGGCGGCGGGATCCGGACCGCCTGCGCGCAGGTCGTCGCCGAAGTTCTAGGCGTCCGGCCGCAAGACGTGATCGTCCACATCGGCGACACGGCGCTGCCCGAGGGACCGCCTTCGGGCGGCAGCATGACCACGCAGCTGCTCACGCCCGCGGTGCGCCTCGCCGCCGAGCGTGCGAAGGCGGAGCTGATGGCCGCAGGCGCGCGAGGCGACGTCCGCTCGGCGGCGAAGAGGCTGGGAAAGACGGTCCGCGGGTTTGCCTCGCGCGTGCGGGACTACGCCGGATGGCAGGACGGCGACCGCCACACCGCCACCATTGGCGGCGCGCAGTTCGTCGAGGTGGAAGCGGACATGGAGACGGGGATCGTGCGCGTGCTCCGCGCCCTCGCCGTGCATGACTGCGGACGGCCGGTGAACCGGCTCGCGATCGAGTCCCAGATCAACGGCGGCATCATCCAGGGGGTGTCGTACGCCCTGCACGAGCGCCGCGTCGTCGATCTGCGCACGGGGAGGATGGTCAACGCCGACCTCGAGCATTACCGGATCGCCGGCGCGAAGGACGCTCCCAGGATCGAGGCGATCGTCCTCGATCACTTCCGAGGGCGCAGCAATACGGACGCGAGCGGGATCGGCGAGCCCGCCACCGTGCCGACCTGTGCGGCCATCGCGAACGCGGTGGCGCATGCGACAGGTACGCGCGTTCGCAGCCTGCCGATCACGCCCGCGCGGGTGCTCGCCGCCGCGAAGGGGGTGCGGTCATGA
- a CDS encoding xanthine dehydrogenase family protein subunit M: MKAFAWIEPGDLAGAMAAGAQQGALFKAGGIDVADRLKEHLDEPTVLVNIRRLRELDFVRAENGMLRLGPLVTLATLSSDARIRKQAPALADAATAAATPQIRNAATLGGNLAQRPRCWYFRKEEFRCKRKGGTECFAIDGQNEMHAVFDNDLCPIVHPSATGTALTALGASLALKGPEGERTVPIEEFFVRPETDVTRETVLRPGELIVEVRVPAGRKSGYVKLMEKQSFDWPLAEAAVTLGDDPRVVLGAAAPVPWRAKAAEALIRGKRVDEALAAQAAEAAVQGARPLQHNGYKVPLLQAAVRRALLAAGGLS; this comes from the coding sequence ATGAAGGCTTTCGCCTGGATCGAGCCCGGAGACCTGGCCGGTGCGATGGCCGCGGGCGCGCAGCAAGGAGCGCTATTCAAGGCGGGCGGGATCGACGTCGCAGACCGCCTGAAGGAGCATCTCGACGAGCCGACCGTGCTGGTGAACATCCGCAGGCTGCGCGAGCTCGATTTCGTACGCGCCGAGAACGGCATGCTGCGCCTCGGTCCGCTGGTCACGCTGGCGACGCTCTCCTCGGATGCGCGCATCCGGAAGCAGGCGCCGGCCCTGGCCGACGCGGCAACGGCGGCCGCGACGCCCCAGATCCGCAATGCCGCGACGCTGGGTGGCAACCTCGCGCAAAGGCCGCGCTGCTGGTACTTCCGCAAGGAGGAGTTCCGTTGCAAGCGCAAGGGCGGCACCGAGTGCTTCGCCATCGACGGCCAGAACGAGATGCACGCGGTGTTCGACAACGACCTCTGCCCGATCGTGCATCCCAGCGCGACCGGCACCGCCCTGACGGCGCTCGGGGCTTCGCTCGCGCTGAAGGGGCCCGAGGGCGAGAGGACGGTTCCGATCGAGGAGTTCTTCGTCAGACCCGAAACCGACGTGACGCGCGAGACCGTGCTGCGGCCCGGCGAGCTCATCGTGGAGGTGCGCGTACCCGCCGGACGCAAGTCCGGCTACGTGAAGCTGATGGAGAAGCAGTCCTTCGACTGGCCGCTGGCGGAGGCGGCGGTGACGCTCGGAGACGATCCGCGCGTCGTGCTCGGCGCCGCCGCTCCGGTTCCCTGGCGCGCGAAGGCGGCGGAGGCGTTGATCCGCGGCAAGCGCGTGGACGAGGCCCTCGCGGCGCAAGCCGCGGAAGCCGCGGTGCAGGGCGCGAGGCCGCTCCAGCACAACGGGTACAAAGTGCCGCTCTTGCAGGCCGCCGTCAGGCGCGCGCTGCTGGCGGCGGGAGGCTTGTCGTGA
- the ligD gene encoding DNA ligase D — protein sequence MPRARSSSGKRTAARPRGAALRKKLPEYEARRDFAVTPEPPPGAVVPHPEPTFVVHKHDATRLHYDVRLEMDGALASWSVPKGPSYDPAIKRLAIQTEDHPLEYGSFEGRIPDGEYGAGDSLIWDNGTCDSVPPGKLSEQRKKGHIVVEFHGKKLQGQWHLVRTHGDAPGKAQWLMFKAKDGKENPAYDVVAERPESVVSGRVATRGPERSGKLRAPRAAPDAILRGYLPPMLATLVDAAPAGDWHAEVKYDGYRALCALSNGRVAMWTRNALDLSERFPRIARALARIVVGDAVIDGEVCVLDPQGVPRFELIQQGRVDEAVLFAFDLLRLDGEDLRGRPLEERRDLLRSVLSNAPPEVRLAEEVPGDVNEALERMRERGLEGLILKARRSVYEKGRSREWLKLKAQATQELAIVGWTPGKGNASGSLGALLLAVADGKGGYEFAGKVGTGFSSKQRRELQKQLAGDERQTSPARGAPRLRDAHWVEPRLVAQVRFTEWTHDGKLRHPAFQGLRADKKPEECIREKPAPVPEAPKRKIDAPRKVPPPAAQPEQKLTNPDRLLYPKDRITKADVAAYYEAVSPVLLAAVEDRPLTLVHWNQGIEKASWFQQDVGAMAEDWMHTVETPARTKKGAVRHLVVDSPRALRWLAQNSVLEIHAWHSRAQSLTQPDWVVFDLDPAEGETIEQAVEVAQVLHGMFERLGLPSIPKTTGKRGLHIFVPLAKGHTYEDAESFALQVGDTVARQLKNVTLERSLAARRGRLYFDCMQNAYGKTVVAAYSLRGVAGAAVSTPLLWSEVKPGLDPKQFNLRTMPSRLREMGDLFAPALTQGLRLPRYKR from the coding sequence ATGCCTCGCGCACGCAGCTCGTCCGGCAAGCGCACGGCGGCACGCCCGCGGGGCGCTGCGTTGAGAAAGAAGCTCCCCGAATACGAGGCGAGGCGCGACTTCGCCGTGACGCCGGAGCCCCCGCCGGGCGCGGTCGTCCCGCACCCCGAGCCCACCTTCGTCGTGCACAAGCATGACGCCACGCGGCTCCACTACGACGTCCGCCTGGAGATGGACGGCGCGCTCGCATCGTGGTCGGTGCCGAAGGGGCCCAGCTACGACCCGGCGATCAAGCGCCTTGCCATCCAGACCGAGGATCATCCCCTCGAGTACGGCAGCTTCGAAGGGCGGATCCCGGACGGCGAATACGGGGCCGGCGATTCGCTGATCTGGGACAACGGCACCTGCGACTCGGTTCCGCCAGGAAAGCTTTCCGAGCAGCGGAAGAAAGGCCACATCGTCGTCGAGTTCCACGGCAAGAAGCTGCAGGGACAGTGGCACCTGGTGCGCACCCACGGCGACGCACCCGGCAAGGCGCAGTGGCTGATGTTCAAGGCGAAGGATGGCAAGGAGAACCCGGCGTATGACGTCGTGGCGGAGCGGCCGGAGTCGGTGGTGAGCGGCCGGGTTGCCACGCGCGGTCCCGAACGGAGCGGGAAGCTGCGCGCGCCGCGAGCGGCGCCCGACGCGATCCTGCGCGGGTACCTGCCGCCGATGCTCGCGACGCTCGTCGATGCGGCGCCGGCGGGCGATTGGCACGCGGAGGTGAAGTACGACGGCTATCGGGCGCTCTGCGCGCTGTCGAACGGCCGGGTGGCGATGTGGACGCGCAACGCTCTCGATCTGAGCGAGCGGTTCCCGCGGATCGCGCGGGCGCTCGCGCGCATCGTCGTCGGCGACGCCGTGATCGACGGCGAGGTCTGCGTTCTCGACCCGCAGGGCGTACCGCGGTTCGAGCTCATCCAGCAGGGCCGTGTGGACGAGGCCGTGCTGTTCGCTTTCGACCTGCTGCGGCTCGACGGAGAGGACTTGCGCGGCCGCCCATTGGAGGAACGGCGAGACCTGCTGCGCAGCGTCCTCTCCAACGCTCCGCCCGAGGTGCGGCTGGCTGAAGAGGTGCCGGGCGACGTCAACGAAGCGCTGGAGCGGATGCGGGAGCGCGGGCTGGAAGGGCTGATCCTCAAGGCGCGTCGCTCCGTCTATGAAAAGGGCCGCTCGCGCGAATGGCTGAAGCTCAAGGCGCAGGCGACGCAAGAGCTGGCGATCGTGGGATGGACGCCGGGCAAGGGCAACGCGTCGGGGTCGCTGGGCGCACTCTTGCTGGCGGTCGCGGACGGGAAGGGTGGGTACGAGTTCGCCGGCAAAGTGGGAACCGGCTTCTCCTCGAAGCAGCGGAGGGAGTTGCAGAAGCAGCTCGCCGGCGACGAGCGGCAGACCTCGCCGGCGCGGGGCGCTCCGCGGCTGCGAGACGCGCATTGGGTCGAGCCGCGCCTGGTCGCGCAAGTGCGCTTCACCGAATGGACGCACGACGGGAAGCTGCGCCATCCGGCGTTCCAGGGCCTTCGTGCGGACAAGAAGCCGGAGGAGTGCATCCGCGAAAAACCGGCGCCGGTGCCGGAGGCGCCGAAGCGAAAGATCGACGCTCCGAGAAAGGTCCCGCCTCCTGCGGCGCAACCCGAGCAGAAGCTGACGAATCCCGACCGCCTGCTCTACCCGAAGGACCGGATCACGAAGGCGGACGTGGCCGCGTACTACGAAGCGGTCTCTCCGGTGCTGCTGGCGGCTGTCGAGGACCGTCCGCTGACGCTCGTCCACTGGAACCAGGGCATCGAGAAAGCGAGCTGGTTCCAGCAGGACGTCGGCGCGATGGCCGAAGACTGGATGCACACCGTCGAGACTCCCGCGCGTACGAAGAAAGGGGCGGTCCGCCATCTCGTCGTGGACAGCCCACGCGCGCTGCGCTGGCTGGCGCAGAATTCCGTGCTCGAGATCCACGCCTGGCATTCCCGCGCGCAGAGCCTGACCCAGCCGGACTGGGTCGTGTTCGACCTCGATCCGGCGGAAGGGGAGACGATCGAGCAGGCGGTCGAGGTTGCGCAGGTCTTGCACGGAATGTTCGAGCGGCTTGGACTTCCGAGCATCCCCAAGACCACCGGAAAGCGCGGGCTGCACATCTTCGTCCCCCTGGCGAAGGGGCACACGTACGAAGACGCCGAGTCGTTCGCGCTGCAGGTGGGGGATACGGTGGCGAGGCAGCTGAAGAACGTCACCCTCGAGCGGTCCCTCGCCGCGCGGCGCGGGCGGCTCTACTTCGACTGCATGCAGAACGCGTACGGCAAGACGGTGGTGGCGGCGTACTCCTTGCGCGGAGTGGCGGGCGCGGCCGTCTCCACACCGCTGCTTTGGAGCGAGGTCAAGCCGGGCCTCGATCCGAAGCAGTTCAATCTGAGGACGATGCCGTCGCGTCTGCGGGAAATGGGCGACTTGTTCGCGCCCGCGCTGACGCAAGGCCTGCGACTCCCCCGTTACAAGCGGTGA
- a CDS encoding alpha/beta hydrolase, translated as MIGAVPPSGVEHFTANAGEVRLHCAATGPRDGPLVVLLHGFPECWISWRHQLPALAAAGFRAVAPDLRGYGGSDKPRAVGAYRVERLARDVTGLLSSLGRERADLVGHDWGGHIAWHVAMSEPDRVRKLAILNVPHPQQMSRGLRTARQLRKSWYMYFFQLPLLPERFMTPRRLRSLFRYTPARRDAYDAADIETMIAAVGDRTGPIDYYRAAARYRSPRWRPVAAETLIIWGDRDRWLGSELAEPDRRWVPRFRLERIASATHWVQADAPERVNELLVSFLG; from the coding sequence CTGATCGGGGCCGTGCCTCCTTCGGGCGTCGAGCACTTCACCGCGAACGCCGGAGAGGTGCGGTTGCACTGCGCGGCCACCGGACCGCGCGACGGCCCCCTGGTCGTTCTGTTGCACGGATTTCCCGAATGCTGGATCTCCTGGCGGCATCAGCTCCCCGCTCTTGCGGCCGCGGGATTCCGCGCCGTCGCTCCGGACCTGCGCGGATATGGCGGCTCGGACAAGCCGCGCGCCGTCGGCGCCTACCGCGTCGAGCGGCTCGCGCGCGACGTGACGGGGTTGCTCTCCAGCCTTGGACGCGAGCGCGCCGATCTGGTGGGTCACGACTGGGGAGGCCACATCGCCTGGCACGTCGCGATGTCGGAGCCGGACCGCGTGCGCAAGCTCGCCATCCTCAACGTCCCGCACCCGCAGCAGATGAGTCGGGGCTTGCGCACGGCAAGGCAGCTGCGGAAGAGCTGGTACATGTACTTCTTCCAGCTTCCGTTGCTGCCCGAGCGATTCATGACGCCGCGGCGCCTGCGGTCGCTGTTCCGGTACACGCCCGCGCGCAGGGACGCCTACGACGCCGCGGACATCGAAACGATGATTGCTGCGGTCGGAGATCGCACCGGGCCGATCGATTACTACCGGGCCGCGGCGCGGTACCGCAGCCCGCGCTGGAGACCCGTCGCCGCGGAAACGCTGATCATCTGGGGCGATCGCGATCGCTGGCTGGGAAGCGAGCTTGCGGAGCCGGACCGGCGCTGGGTTCCGCGCTTCCGGCTGGAGCGGATTGCGTCGGCGACCCACTGGGTACAAGCGGACGCTCCCGAGAGGGTGAATGAGCTCCTCGTCTCCTTTCTAGGGTAG
- a CDS encoding type 1 glutamine amidotransferase, protein MLVGPEYEDLEVWYPKLRLEEAGFEVKLAGLGEREYRGKHGYPCKVDGRVADFPATSLAGIVAPGGWAPDKIRRDAEALRRVREIHQAGKMVATICHGPWVLISAGIVRGRRLTSTAGIRDDVVNAGAEWVDAPSVIDGNIVSSRVPGDLPAFGKAMLEVLAKQK, encoded by the coding sequence ATGCTGGTCGGGCCGGAGTACGAGGATCTCGAGGTCTGGTATCCGAAGCTGCGTCTGGAGGAGGCCGGCTTCGAGGTCAAGCTGGCCGGCCTGGGCGAGCGCGAGTACCGCGGAAAGCACGGATACCCGTGCAAGGTGGACGGGCGCGTCGCTGACTTCCCCGCGACCTCGCTCGCCGGAATCGTGGCGCCCGGCGGCTGGGCGCCGGACAAGATCCGCCGCGACGCGGAAGCGCTGCGCCGCGTGCGCGAGATCCACCAGGCGGGAAAGATGGTCGCCACCATCTGCCATGGGCCGTGGGTCCTCATCTCTGCGGGAATCGTCCGCGGGCGACGGCTGACCAGCACCGCCGGGATCCGCGACGACGTGGTCAACGCCGGCGCCGAATGGGTGGACGCGCCGTCGGTGATCGATGGCAATATCGTTTCCTCTCGCGTGCCGGGCGATCTGCCTGCGTTCGGCAAGGCCATGCTCGAGGTCCTGGCAAAGCAGAAGTGA
- a CDS encoding M28 family peptidase translates to MGGRAVGDRWQYRFLSRAGRSACVRQGHARGPGKAEVKVVLALLVLVGATLAALVVVVVQPVFRKGPAWRGSRADAGRLGGLVRALVALGPRNDAAGQSRAADWIRGQLGERAIEEQRYSAHGEIFRNLIVRLGPETEDRIVIGAHYDVRGPYPGADDNASGTAALLELARVLRGSELRQRVELAFYSNEEYGLLGSAVHAESSRKVRAMLSLEMLGCFDQPQQFPFGALRLLYPQRGDYIVVVGRLEDFPLVRAVKAALRANGAGVRSIDAPDLIPGIADSDHSSFWRRGVRAAMVTDTAWYRNPRYHTARDTPDTLDYARMARIVDGLAAWASTVPR, encoded by the coding sequence ATGGGTGGACGCGCCGTCGGTGATCGATGGCAATATCGTTTCCTCTCGCGTGCCGGGCGATCTGCCTGCGTTCGGCAAGGCCATGCTCGAGGTCCTGGCAAAGCAGAAGTGAAGGTCGTCCTCGCGCTCCTGGTGCTCGTCGGCGCGACCCTCGCCGCCCTGGTGGTCGTGGTGGTGCAGCCGGTCTTCCGCAAGGGGCCAGCCTGGCGCGGTTCGCGCGCGGATGCCGGCCGGCTCGGCGGGCTCGTCCGCGCTTTGGTGGCGCTGGGCCCACGGAACGACGCGGCAGGACAGTCGCGCGCCGCCGACTGGATCCGCGGACAACTCGGCGAGCGCGCCATCGAAGAGCAACGTTATTCCGCGCACGGGGAGATCTTCCGCAACCTGATCGTCCGGCTGGGCCCGGAAACGGAAGATCGCATCGTCATCGGCGCTCACTACGACGTCCGCGGGCCGTACCCGGGAGCGGACGACAACGCCAGCGGAACGGCCGCGCTGCTGGAGCTCGCGCGCGTGCTCCGCGGATCGGAGCTGCGTCAGCGCGTGGAGCTGGCCTTCTACTCGAACGAGGAATACGGGCTCCTCGGCAGCGCCGTTCACGCGGAGAGCTCCCGCAAAGTCCGCGCGATGCTGTCCCTGGAGATGCTCGGCTGCTTCGATCAGCCGCAGCAGTTTCCCTTTGGCGCCCTGCGCCTGCTCTATCCGCAGCGCGGCGACTACATCGTGGTGGTCGGCAGGCTCGAAGACTTCCCGCTGGTGCGCGCCGTCAAGGCTGCCCTGCGCGCGAACGGGGCCGGCGTCCGGTCGATCGACGCGCCCGATCTCATTCCCGGGATCGCCGACTCCGATCATTCCAGCTTCTGGCGTCGAGGCGTGCGCGCAGCGATGGTGACCGACACCGCCTGGTACCGCAATCCGCGCTACCACACCGCTCGCGACACGCCGGACACGCTCGATTATGCGCGGATGGCGCGGATCGTGGACGGCCTCGCCGCCTGGGCTTCAACGGTCCCACGCTGA